A stretch of Hydractinia symbiolongicarpus strain clone_291-10 chromosome 9, HSymV2.1, whole genome shotgun sequence DNA encodes these proteins:
- the LOC130656582 gene encoding uncharacterized protein LOC130656582, with product MKSQHIIQSKMILACLGIFLLVGSGVASDFCANLRDDFYPYPGDCSKYYKCLNHVGTSLKCPGEQLFDPQYRICEDASYVNCSASIGMPPTSVGSTTGLCAQTCPSGTVIAKILDPTLCITIIRCHNANSGAYQCPHGTENVGTLSSPMCRPTDSSACTLVGGNPTPGFCKLKANGVYQNPKDCNSYFTCNQGSTTYTKCSSGQTYDAELKGCNDAAGFNCTSCGDEVRSLKHSECPYWGCCNGDFFNRSVSTCMTCGNTTTVVSNKDVTAMKCFNGTLYDNRVYYIRICESTAELTLRSLQNVLECCGATIFNPNTETCRVCGTTKKLYKKDEAKNFHCCRDTIFDNRISKCRVCETTEKLIPRTESDYFQCCGSKFYDTRLDRCKSCGTRDEIYPKDVANQIQCCKNNLYNITSHICKYCCAGGEAYAYDRSIADNWLCCGDEFYDRRVSECIQCPAESYYFDHADAVHMDCCGGYIFDTRSESCRHCRDDYQLLPTKDAHNYYCCGKTLYNTLTSECLMCSNTSHGVVKDNDLEHYSCCAGTFYYNANQVCVSCEDVTKLKPLYSSSNKKIEWQCCGANIINPLVDKCDDVVVD from the exons ATGAAGTCACAACACATCATacaaagtaaaatgattttGGCGTGTCTTG gtatttttttGTTGGTAGGGAGTGGAGTAGCCTCAG atttctgTGCCAACCTGCGTGATGATTTTTATCCCTATCCTGGCGACTGTTCAAAGTATTACAAATGTTTAAACCACGTTGGCACATCGTTAAAATGCCCTGGCGAACAGTTGTTTGATCCTCAGTATAGAATATGTGAAGACGCTAGCTACGTTAATTGTTCGG CATCCATTGGTATGCCTCCCACCAGTGTTGGATCCACTACTGGCTTATGTGCACAAACTTGTCCATCTGGCACGGTTATCGCTAAAATATTAGACCCAACTTTGTGCATCACAATAATACGTTGTCATAACGCAAATTCAGGCGCTTATCAGTGTCCACATGGTACGGAAAATGTTGGTACACTATCCAGCCCTATGTGTAGGCCTACCGACTCTTCAGCGTGTACTC TTGTTGGGGGAAACCCAACTCCTGGTTTCTGCAAGCTAAAAGCAAACGGCGTTTATCAAAACCCTAAAGATTGCAACTCCTATTTTACGTGCAACCAAGGCAGTACAACATACACAAAATGCAGCAGTGGACAAACTTACGATGCTGAATTAAAAGGATGTAACGATGCTGCTGGATTTAACTGTACAAGTTGTGGTGATGAAGTGCGGTCGTTGAAACATTCCGAATGTCCCTACTGGGGTTGCTGCAATGGAGATTTTTTCAACCGCTCTGTGTCAACATGTATGACGTGTGGCAATACGACCACAGTAGTATCAAACAAAGATGTCACTGCGATGAAGTGCTTTAATGGTACCTTGTATGATAACAGGGTTTACTATATCAGAATATGTGAAAGTACGGCTGAACTGACCTTAAGAAGTTTACAGAATGTTTTGGAATGTTGTGGTGCTACCATTTTTAACCCAAATACAGAAACATGTCGAGTTTGCGGAACAACCAAAAAGTTATATAAGAAGGATGAAGCTAAGAACTTTCACTGTTGTCGAGACACCATCTTTGACAATCGTATCTCAAAATGCCGTGTTTGTGAAACAACGGAGAAGTTAATTCCACGAACGGAATCGGATTACTTTCAATGCTGCGGAAGTAAATTTTACGATACCCGTTTGGACCGCTGTAAGTCTTGTGGAACCAGGGATGAAATATACCCTAAGGACGTAGCCAATCAAATTCAATGTTGTAAGAACAATCTGTACAACATAACAAGTCATATTTGCAAGTACTGTTGTGCTGGTGGGGAAGCATATGCATACGACCGAAGCATTGCTGATAACTGGTTGTGTTGTGGTGACGAATTCTACGATCGTCGAGTATCTGAATGCATTCAATGCCCAGCCGAAAGCTACTATTTTGATCATGCCGATGCCGTCCATATGGATTGTTGTGGAGGATACATATTCGACACGCGTTCTGAGTCGTGCCGTCATTGCCGTGACGATTATCAACTCTTACCCACAAAAGACGCACATAATTACTACTGCTGCGGTAAAACTTTGTATAATACTTTAACAAGTGAGTGCTTAATGTGCAGTAACACAAGCCACGGAGTTGTAAAAGACAACGACTTGGAGCACTACTCGTGTTGCGCAGGAACCTTCTACTACAACGCTAACCAAGTATGTGTCTCGTGTGAAGACGTCACCAAATTGAAACCTTTGTACAGTTcaagtaacaaaaaaattgaatggCAATGCTGCGGAGCAAATATAATAAATCCTTTGGTAGATAAATGCGACGACGTGGTTGTGGATTAG
- the LOC130656581 gene encoding dynein regulatory complex subunit 7-like, which yields MEELREELENIVVSPPSLVSLSKHKDSFGNLPLSYKENNAKEIFMLTCCENFQRQYSHLYRDRKHLFLSPKNECGVEKFICTTLRITQLKFTEVYNYDGCAEFVADYLNFEPLDPPIDLPLVLPSPTTVLSRQYGNCFDYCNLLCSLLIGSGYDAYCVSGYASREVTLMDETREICPFLNKPQQVGNEKNKNVSNKYAVKPPKDLQSKFEAKMEEKKRKEEEDKEQKLLEEEKQRIMELERPPIDKLHGLRVHCWILVLSGKREVPENFYIESLTGKVKPLDFTGYLGVESIWNHRNVWVNMQDCSQGVKNMSYDLGDAAKWESMFPSTDKPLLVIPDVNENLLELDEEEEDVEESIDVPPSWVEKIEISSKDFYTRCPHGKKTVLYKKAKLEKYCEYLNKDGLVSRISITSDNELKNVIEVEELYKNRADKLERKVHNMISGWITEYYLPGRTQALKEHLYKASSPESERIFTFYASARVDGLSRREESSKELTEVYTGREDFLCYRHAAFQDRVKKFGPQGSNARPVAKMVERFERNSAKKANSDVAERSFLVAEDRVSVKFHLENQRITASTREFMKPPNFSFDKTSQLQYTPDMTNAFQVDPQAEPMKELDVYNMMVELLHAEKKCLDKIRESEEETREILEERINKEANPVLLVSVYDTERNEKAKLRRQELERQEKEDELRKRDAELDYLAPFLARIGNPDRLTRNDAFKVKEQCLNDLKQRLIDKANLIQARFEKETSELQKKQAWYQENQMSMSKEDEEDYLNFCSESMFRIHILELRLNRHKEMAPHKYMQLDEKLRKDQRLSDMI from the exons ATGGAAGAATTACGTGAAGAATTGGAAAACATAGTCGTTTCTCCCCCAAGTCTTGTATCTTTAAG TAAACATAAAGATTCTTTTGGAAATTTGCCATTGTcatataaagaaaacaatgcGAAAGAAATATTTATGCTGACATGTTGTGAAAACTTTCAACGCCAGTATAGTCATTTATATCGTGATCGCAAGCATTTATTTCTTTCACCAAAAAATGAATGTGGAGTTGAG aaatttatttgCACAACTTTGCGTATAACTCAGCTAAAATTTACTGAAGTTTACAATTATGATGGTTGTGCAGAATTTGTTGCTGATTACCTAAACTTTGAGCCTTTGGATCCACCAATTGACCTG CCTTTAGTTTTGCCATCTCCAACAACTGTGTTGTCAAGGCAATATGGTAACTGTTTTGATTACTGTAATCTGCTATGCTCATTGTTAATTGGGAGTGGATACGACGCCTATTGTGTCAGTGGTTATGCATCACGAGAAGTAACTCTGATGGATGAAACACGAGAAATATGCCCTTTCTTAAACAAACCTCAACAG GttggaaatgaaaaaaataaaaatgtttccaatAAGTATGCTGTGAAACCACCTAAGGATCTTCAAAGTAAATTTGAAGCTAAAATGGAAGAAAAGAAgcgaaaagaagaagaagacaaaGAGCAAAAAttgttagaagaagaaaaacaaagaattatg gaATTGGAAAGACCTCCTATCGATAAGTTGCATGGGTTGAGGGTTCATTGCTGGATATTAGTTTTGTCTGGCAAAAGGGAAGTTCCAGAAAACTTTTACATTGAAAGcttaactggtaaagtaaagcCCCTTGATTTTACTGGTTACTTAGGAGTTGAAAGTATTTGGAATCACCGGAATGTTTGGGTTAATATGCAAGACTGCTCACAAGGAGTAAAG AACATGTCATACGATTTGGGTGATGCTGCCAAATGGGAATCAATGTTTCCAAGCACTGATAAACCATTACTAGTCATTCCTGATGTAAACGAGAACTTGCTAGAGCTTGATGAAGAAGag GAAGATGTAGAAGAAAGCATTGATGTCCCTCCATCTTGGGtggaaaaaattgaaatatcatCTAAAG ATTTCTACACTCGATGTCCACATGGTAAAAAGACAGTTCTGTATAAGAAAGCAAAGCTGGAAAAGTATTGTGAGTATTTGAACAAGGATGGATTGGTCTCAAGGATTTCAATAACGAGTGATAACGAAT TGAAAAACGTGATAGAAGTTGAAGAGTTGTACAAAAATCGTGCTGATAAATTGGAAAGAAAAGTTCATAATATGATTTCTGGGTGGATAACAGAGTACTACCTACCAGGACGAACGCAAGCATTAAAAG aacATTTGTACAAAGCTTCATCTCCAGAATCGGAAAGAATATTTACGTTCTATGCAAG CGCGAGGGTTGACGGTTTAAGCCGAAGAGAAGAATCTAGTAAAGAATTAACGGAAGTGTACACTGGAAGGGAAGATTTCTTATGCTACAGACACGCTGCGTTCCAAGACCGGGTGAAGAAATTTGGACCACAAGGTTCCAACGCAAGACCAGTGGCT AAAATGGTCGAGCGTTTTGAACGCAATTCAGCAAAGAAAGCTAACTCAGATGTAGCTGAGAGATCGTTTCTTGTGGCGGAAGACCGAGTTTCCGTCAAATTTCATTTGGAGAATCAGAGAATCACAGCCTCGACTCGAGAGTTCATGAAACCACCTAATTTTTCTTTCGACAAAACATCGCAACTTCAATACACACCAGATATGACGAATGCGTTTCAG GTTGATCCACAGGCGGAACCAATGAAGGAATTGGATGTGTACAACATGATGGTTGAACTTTTACATgcggaaaaaaaatgtttagataAGATTCGAGAATCAGAAGAAGAG ACGCGAGAaattttggaggaaagaataaaCAAAGAAGCTAATCCTGTGTTATTAGTGTCTGTGTACGATACAGAACGAAACGAGAAAGCGAAATTACGACGACAAGAACTA GAAAGACAGGAAAAAGAAGACGAATTACGAAAACGTGATGCAGAACTCGACTATTTGGCGCCATTTTTAGCAAGAATCGGTAATCCTGATCGCCTCACGCGAAACGACGCCTTCAAAGTGAAAGAACAGTGCTTGAACGACCTCAAACAAAGATTGATTGACAAGGCTAACTTGATACAAGCCCGCTTTGAAAAG GAAACCTCAGAGCTTCAAAAAAAGCAAGCTTGGTATCAAGAAAACCAGATGAGTATGTCCAAAGAAGACGAAGaagattatttaaatttctGTAGCGAATCGATGTTCAGAATACACATTCTAGAGTTAAGGCTGAACAG ACACAAGGAAATGGCGCCTCACAAGTACATGCAGTTGGATGAAAAGTTGAGGAAAGATCAACGCTTATCCGATATGATATGA
- the LOC130657781 gene encoding uncharacterized protein LOC130657781, producing MTKSLRTNSDIFILSGDKDTSVEVLDKNDYQQIVQNMVDQDMEEGKYFRSDDTTIKDLSSFQGFLHRHFKDHPEYQNMRPSSNQPAQFFATAKTYKFDNPNEVNLPELKLRPIIDQTGTCYYAASKVIASYLSPLAKNEFVIKDTQKFPSMLQNLPPLFADEENVSYDIDSLFTSVPVKETVEYICHQIYDKHDLKPVSRPTFKKLFTN from the coding sequence ATGACAAAAAGTTTACGTACCAACTCcgacatttttatcttatcgGGCGACAAAGATACAAGTGTTGAAGTGTTAGATAAAAATGACTATCAACAAATTGTACAGAATATGGTTGACCAAGACATGGAAGAAGGAAAATATTTTCGATCAGACGATACAACAATTAAAGATCTTAGTAGTTTCCAGGGATTTCTGCACAGACACTTCAAAGATCACCCAGAGTATCAGAATATGAGACCGTCAAGTAACCAACCAGCACAATTCTTTGCTACTGCCAAAACTTACAAGTTTGACAATCCAAACGAAGTCAACTTACCCGAATTAAAGCTGAGACCAATCATTGACCAAACAGGAACCTGTTATTACGCCGCCAGCAAAGTTATCGCCTCATACTTATCACCTCTAGCTAAGAATGAATTTGTCATCAAGGATACTCAGAAATTCCCTTCAATGTTACAAAACCTTCCTCCGTTATTTGCTGACGAAGAAAACGTGAGTTACGATATCGATTCGCTTTTCACAAGTGTACCTGTAAAAGAAACTGTTGAATATATCTGTCACCAAATATACGACAAGCACGACCTTAAGCCAGTCTCTCGTCCCAcattcaaaaaactttttacaaatTAA
- the LOC130656502 gene encoding UDP-galactose transporter senju-like, whose product MPSLSDLNNLFPTKLHAVIFVGYMGLFINQGILVTATKDKDNKYSYNPTITVLLSELLKLIVASILFVKESGVFALFQGFIRYFNVFLLYLVPSFLYCLYNNLAFANLSSYDPTTYFLLLQFRVVVTGVVFQVIFKKQLSRMQWFSLFLLTFGCIVKQLNTTAANGMPKLSIAFNMSLALILVQIFCSCFAGVYNEYLLKGQGEDVPFMLQNAFMYVNSIICNVAILGYTGSLTEGMTTKSVNSILQAKVLMIIFNNAAIGIVTAMFLRSLNSILKTFASALELMFTAVLCWIIFGIPVNIMTAVAIGIVSYATLLYAKNPVDNTPKSSGATKV is encoded by the exons ATGCCGTCACTCTCTGATTTAAACAACTTATTCCCAACAAAGTTACATGCTGTTATCTTTGTTGGTTATATGGGTCTATTTATTAATCAAG GTATCTTGGTCACTGCAACTAAAGACAAAGACAACAAGTATTCGTACAATCCAACAATCACAGTGTTGTTATCTGAACTTTTAAAACTCATTGTTGCTTCTATATTGTTTGTTAAAGA GTCAGGTGTGTTTGCTTTGTTTCAAGGCTTTATAAGATATTTCAATG TGTTCCTGCTGTATTTGGTTCCATCCTTCTTATATTGTTTATACAACAACTTGGCATTTGCTAACTTAAGCTCGTACGATCCAACCACATACTTTTTGTTACTACAGTTCAGAGTGGTAGTGACTGGAGTTGTGTTCCAG gtaattttcaaaaaacagctTAGTCGTATGCAATGGTTTTCTTTATTCCTCCTCACGTTCGGTTGCATCGTCAAACAGCTGAACACAACTGCTGCAAATGGCATGCCGAAACTTAGCATAGCTTTCAATATGAGTCTGGCTTTAATTTTAGTTCAAATTTTCTGCTCTTGCTTTGCTGGAGTCTATAACGAGTATTTGCTGAAAGGGCAAGGCGAAGATGTGCCGTTTATGCTACAAAATGCATTTATGTACGTCAATTCTATCATTTGTAATGTGGCTATCCTTGGTTACACTGGTTCTCTGACAGAAGGTATGACAACGAAAAGCGTGAACTCCATCCTACAGGCAAAAGTTTTAATGATCATTTTCAACAATGCGGCGATAGGTATTGTTACGGCCATGTTTTTGCGCTCGTTAAATTCGATCTTAAAAACATTTGCAAGTGCCTTAGAGCTGATGTTTACAGCTGTCCTATGCTGGATCATTTTCGGCATTCCTGTTAATATCATGACAGCTGTTGCTATAGGAATTGTTTCCTACGCTACTCTCTTGTACGCAAAGAATCCGGTGGATAACACACCCAAGAGTAGTGGCGCCACTAAAGTATGA
- the LOC130656503 gene encoding glucose-induced degradation protein 8 homolog, whose translation MHRKRIFDSSMQEYIMYSFLQRMNATMAQAEKSNSESANLRMTNWMKDLQNTKVERSEMNKLVMDYLITEGFKDAAEKFKMEACIEPSQSFDILDERIRIREAVQNGCIDEAVDLTNSLNPDILDCSSYLFFHLQQQKLIELIREKKVEEAIQFAQDVLSELGSEKTELLEELEKSMALLAFEDPETSPFGDLLKLSQRHRVASELNAAILESQHQETLPKLAGIMKLVLWSQNELDKKHVRYPKMVDIATGKIKNSSDNKITTITIT comes from the exons ATGCACAGAAAACGAATTTTTGATTCTTCTATGCAAG AGTATATAATGTATTCATTCTTGCAACGTATGAATGCTACTATGGCACAGGCAGAGAAAAGTAATAGCGAGTCAGCTAACTTACGAATGACAAATTGGATGAAGGATTTGCAAAATACAAAAGTCGAACGAAGTGAGATGAACAAACTTGTTATGGATTATTTAATCACAGAAGGATTTAAAGATGCtgctgaaaaatttaaaatggaagCATGCATTGAACCCAGTCAATCTTTTGACATTCTGGATGAACGTATCCGAATTCGTGAAGCTGTACAAAATGGTTGTATAGATGAAGCTGTAGACTTGACAAATTCTTTGAATCCAGATATACTTGATTGTAGCTCTTACTTATTTTTTCATctgcaacaacaaaaacttattGAGCTAATTCGAGAAAAAAAGGTTGAGGAAGCTATTCAATTTGCTCAAGATGTACTGTCAGAGTTGGGCAGTGAAAAAACCGAATTGCTTGAAGAACTTGAAAAAAGCATGGCATTACTAGCTTTTGAGGATCCAGAAACATCGCCTTTCGGTGACTTACTCAAACTGTCTCAACGGCACAGGGTAGCCAGTGAATTAAATGCTGCTATACTAGAATCACAACACCAAGAAACCTTGCCAAAACTAGCTGGGATAATGAAGCTAGTTTTATGGTCTCAAAACGAGTTAGATAAAAAACATGTGAGATATCCTAAAATGGTAGACATAGCAACTGGAAAGATTAAAAACTCTTCAGATAATAAAATAACTACTATAACAATCACATAA
- the LOC130656496 gene encoding uncharacterized protein LOC130656496, whose amino-acid sequence MKLRDGRKYSSHSTTAGVPQTEYFKRRKTVINKETKKNACKEDEQISRTLPLPDMAPVVALKDCSFSNAARETALNKKYSFEKGTTVEAYSANAKKDMFTVKNISSSTLLTRKVIQSAEEHEVMVGSTYKLTTSTPISLSRIAATTNGILKRKDYEVEFNSSSTKVDELLSNSIRSTSMKDYSYNEKLGISRERHVNGSLEDSVFHDISFTNLGKIWKDNSFLKIDGSCFMDDLSCDEEERDRELNMHFSVNHIQRSQYRQNRREWYLKRRIYAEKTFFYRYILQYIFFFTSMTVYATRKVLRFIRLKTANTKLIYHVKYYTNAVSCFTHFLILNIFSYRLIYKYVKYKMTSWQSWISLVQLGAVHDSNMVHMFINKKVKYSDLPDGDAFVENGKKDENDDFVAFCCWNCGLGLLCVLFFAPLLFFGTTIFAGNQLLVLPSPAEFKISNAYALFLSEKEKKIPAWHIRPPSATMYPIEKSFGTKLPVVLYLRESGLPNSKHRVQVYEVLTSLGYHVIVPIEILSRGETIMAWTWLKRKTGKVYAYIWGDQMETRVLTGYAKDFCNELIPPSGVIIEYEHSFQQQRNLEIWSCNCTLVPNFKKGETFFKYNHVKCPVTIVGDEQLNIYNQVVTCVQAVMK is encoded by the exons TAAAGAAGATGAGCAAATATCTAGAACTCTGCCTCTCCCAGATATGGCGCCAGTGGTCGCTCTTAAAGATTGCAGCTTTAGCAATGCTGCACGTGAAAcagctttaaataaaaaatacagctTTGAAAAAGGGACCACTGTAGAGGCATACAGCGCCAATGCAAAGAAAGACATGTTCACTGTTAAGAATATTAGTTCCTCAACCCTTTTGACACGCAAAGTAATTCAATCAGCAGAAGAGCATGAAGTTATGGTAGGAAGCACGTACAAACTAACAACCTCTACTCCTATTTCACTCTCAAGAATAGCAGCTACAACAAAtggcattttaaaaagaaaagactaTGAAGTAGAGTTTAACAGTTCATCAACAAAAGTTGATGAACTCTTGTCTAATAGTATAAGAAGTACTTCCATGAAGGATTATTCATATAATGAAAAATTGGGCATATCTAGAGAGCGACATGTAAATGGATCTTTAGAAGACAGCGTTTTCCATGATatatcatttacaaatttagggAAAATATGGAAGGATaacagctttttaaaaattgacgGGTCATGTTTTATGGATGATTTATCTTGTGATGAGGAGGAAAGGGACAGGGAGTTAAATATGCATTTTTCTGTTAATCATATTCAAAGAAGTCAGTATCGACAGAATCGTAGGGAGTGGTATTTAAAAAGAAGGATTTATGCTGAGAAAACATTCTTCTATCGTTATATACTTCAGTATATATTCTTCTTCACTTCTATGACAGTTTATGCAACAAGAAAGGTTTTGCGCTTCATCAGGTTGAAAACTGCAAATACAAAGTTGATATATCATGTTAAATATTATACAAATGCTGTTAGTTGTTTTACAcactttttgattttaaatatattcagtTATCGTTTGATATACAAATATGTTAAATACAAAATGACAAGCTGGCAGAGCTGGATAAGTTTAGTTCAGTTGGGTGCTGTTCATGACTCTAATATGGTTCATATGTTtatcaataaaaaagttaaatatag tgATTTACCAGATGGTGATGCGTTTGTTGAAAATGGTAAAAAGGACGAAAATGATGACTTTGTAGCGTTTTGTTGCTGGAATTGTGGTCTTGGTTTATTGTGTGTCTTGTTCTTTGCCCCACTCCTTTTTTTTGGAACAACAATTTTTGCAGGAA ATCAACTTCTAGTACTTCCAAGTCCCGCAGAATTTAAAATCTCAAATGCATATGCACTGTTTCTCAGTGAGAAGGAAAAGAAAATTCCAGCCTGGCATATCCGTCCCCCATCTGCAACAATGTACCCTATTGAGAAATCTTTTGGTACTAAACTCCCTGTTGTTTTGTATTTACGAGAAAGTGGTCTTCCAAACTCAAAACATCGAGTTCAAGTATATGAAGTGCTTACATCTTTGGGTTATCATGTCATTGTACCTATAGAAATTTTGAGTAGAGGTGAAACTATTATGGCATGGACTTGGCTGAAAAGAAAAACTGGAAAGGTTTATGCATATATATGGGGTGATCAAATGGAAACAAG AGTGTTGACTGGATATGCTAAAGACTTTTGTAATGAAT TGATTCCACCATCAGGAGTTATTATCGAATATGAACACTCTTTTCAGCAG CAACGTAATCTTGAGATCTGGTCCTGCAATTGTACACTGGTACCAAATTTCAAGAAAGGCgagacattttttaaatataaccaTGTCAAATGTCCTGTAACAATCGTTGGTGATGAACAGTTAAATATCTACAATCAAGTTGTCACGTGTGTTCAAGCTGTTATGAAGTGA